A portion of the Euwallacea similis isolate ESF13 chromosome 8, ESF131.1, whole genome shotgun sequence genome contains these proteins:
- the LOC136410427 gene encoding uncharacterized protein produces the protein MAEDVTGKEASEVLHSLLSEKQDGEMDENQSHNTNFNQEADVSVGTEEQAAIHYTPVSISHSYFSTIDGTSTFPTIDDPQVVIWEGHAIVDPLDSNLTAIYASQPISEETTSQSASKSIEPKHKPTQKSKSNRPKSVNRKKVSPREQKKKAIGLPAASEPTKLEENPVQVKERFKRGCECHDESCFRGLNPETVFKHRHNIAELTKGEHDMYLMGVTMACLANPDITVRHRERRRLRAQYVYQGRRVCLDAFLYLENCTHYQLKRIRKHVMTHGVAPRVHGNHGKKPHNTFSLDIYCHAREFLKQYLEQHTGERDILNTKLPIQLPWDVTRKNLHDAYKEYGQILEPGVKLMGYSTFRHFMKEQFPHVKFCKLEPRGNNHQPPAQQPQQQHPQQILTQNQPHVQVQLPAQIRNVERQKDQNIQQVQKCIISSEVQQVIPLVVSSTETSVNQQSQTFLVTPVPQILSSANVVTSQNTPNTNASTFAYQLTNAGYVINEQGNIVTTIANDHHTSYFSRI, from the exons ATGGCTGAAGATGTGACAGGAAAAGAAGCAAGTGAGGTCTTACACAGTTTATTGTCTGAGAAACAAGACGGTGAGATGGATGAGAATCAGAGTCATAATACAAATTTCAATCAAGAGGCAGATGTTAGTGTTGGTACTGAAGAACAGGCGGCCATTCATTATACTCCTGTTTCAATAAGTCATTCTTATTTCTCAACTATTGATGGCACAAGCACTTTTCCGACTATAGATGACCCTCAAGTG gttatttGGGAGGGCCATGCTATTGTTGACCCACTGGATTCAAACTTGACAGCCATATATGCAAGTCAACCAATTTCTGAAGAAACTACTTCCCAAAGTGCGTCTAAAAGTATCGAGCCAAAACACAAACCaacacaaaaaagtaaatctaATCGTCCCAAGTCCGTCAataggaaaaaagtttctcCTAGAgagcaaaagaaaaaagctaTTGGTCTTCCTGCTGCAAGCGAACCAACAAAGCTGGAAGAAAATCCTGTCCAAGTTAAGGAGCGGTTTAAAAGAGGCTGCGAATGCCATGATGAAAGTTGCTTTAGGGGCCTGAATCCAGAGACTGTATTTAAACATCGACATAATATTGCAGAGCTCACAAAAGGCGAGCATGATATGTATTTGATGGGAGTAACAATGGCTTGTCTTGCAAATCCTGATATCACTGTAAGACATAGAGAAAGACGAAGACTTAGGGCCCAGTATGTTTATCAAGGGCGAAGGGTATGCCTAGACGCCTTTTTGTATCTGGAAAATTGTACCCATTATCAATTGAAAAGAATTAGAAAACACGTTATGACGCATGGTGTCGCCCCAAGGGTGCACGGAAATCATGGGAAGAAACCTCATAACACATTTAGCTTAGATATTTATTGTCATGCCAGAGAATTTTTGAAGCAATATTTGGAACAGCATACAGGAGAAAGAGATATTCTTAATACCAAATTGCCCATCCAGTTACCTTGGGATGTGACGCGAAAGAATCTCCATGACGCCTATAAAGAATATGGACAGATTTTAGAACCGGGCGTAAAACTTATGGGTTATTCAACATTCAGGCATTTTATGAAAGAACAGTTTCCAcatgttaaattttgtaaGTTAGAACCTAGAGGAAATAATCACCAACCTCCTGCTCAGCAACCGCAACAGCAACATCCACAACAAATTTTAACACAGAATCAACCGCATGTTCAAGTTCAGCTGCCAGCGCAAATTCGCAATGTGGAAAGACAGAAAGaccaaaatattcaacaaGTACAAAAATGTATCATTAGCAGTGAAGTTCAGCAAGTTATTCCCTTAGTTGTTTCTTCAACTGAAACATCTGTTAATCAACAATCTCAAACCTTTTTGGTTACTCCAGTACCGCAAATTCTATCGAGTGCTAATGTAGTTACCTCACAGAATACGCCAAACACAAATGCAAGCACGTTTGCGTACCAGTTAACAAACGCAGGTTATGTGATAAACGAGCAAGGGAATATAGTCACTACAATTGCTAACGATCATCACACATCATATTTTAGTAGGATATAA
- the fuss gene encoding SKI family transcriptional corepressor 1 homolog-B — protein sequence MSVQSDVSATAIPIKKEIISKPNQFQVSTVVLYGVPIVALIIENQERLCLAQISNTLLKQFSYNEIHNRRVALGITCVQCTPVQLEILRRAGAMPVSSRRCGMITRREAERLCKSFLGDNDPPRLPDDFAFAVFHECAWGCRGSFLPSRYNSSRAKCIKCLICGLFFSPNKFIFHSHRLTSNDKYVQPDAANFNSWRRHMKLSGNPPEEIVHAWEDVKAMFNGGTRKRLLSSSAVSHSLKQHVSKPQNQPVVPSPRLASCQELPLPLSRVAMDLIYYKPLGFSSYSSLPWLKGAPLIFPQESPLYPLEKSYQSAFKPVQPIVKNCSSKMSDDSDHEVDIETTDDNAESTGNWEMEEKKIRESSKSPQVNIATPREEHSPFSQHRNWNVTRLSMDAPSRETFLNRRQDVQNEFLVGENGETGLSLRKPACMEIGLNLTSSYNACSPQSGTAYSIPETENKVT from the exons ATGAGTGTGCAATCAGATGTCTCGGCGACAGCGATACCTATAAAAAAGGAGATTATTTCGAAACCGAATCAG TTTCAGGTCTCAACAGTGGTTCTCTATGGCGTTCCAATAGTGGCGCTCATCATCGAAAATCAAGAACGACTCTGCTTGGCCCAAATATCCAACACGCTGCTGAAGCAGTTCAGTTACAACGAGATCCACAACAGGAGAGTAGCCTTAG GAATAACTTGCGTGCAATGCACGCCAGTCCAACTAGAAATCTTGCGAAGAGCAGGTGCTATGCCCGTATCATCAAGAAGATGTGGCATGATAACGCGAAGAGAAGCCGAGCGCTTATGCAAGAGCTTCCTCGGAGACAACGACCCTCCAAGGCTTCCAGACGATTTCGCTTTCGCGGTTTTCCATGAATGCGCCTGGGGCTGTAGGGGTTCCTTTCTCCCCTCGAGATACAACTCCTCCAGAGCTAAATGTATCAAGTGTTTGATCTGCGGCTTGTTCTTCTCACCCAACAAGTTCATATTCCATTCTCATCGCCTGACCAGCAACGACAAATACGTTCAACCGGACGCAGCCAATTTCAACTCTTGGAGACGCCACATGAAACTTAGCGGAAATCCTCCGGAGGAAATCGTCCACGCCTGGGAAGATGTTAAGGCGATGTTCAATGGAGGAACTCGCAAAAGATTATTGTCGTCTTCAGCCGTGTCGCACAGTTTGAAGCAACACGTGTCAAAACCCCAGAACCAGCCGGTGGTACCATCACCAAGATTAGCCAGCTGCCAGGAGCTGCCTCTGCCCCTTTCTCGTGTGGCAATGGATCTCATCTATTACAAACCACTAGGTTTTTCTTCGTACTCCTCGTTACCGTGGCTCAAAGGCGCCCCTCTAATTTTCCCCCAGGAGAGCCCCCTGTATCCGTTGGAGAAGTCGTACCAGTCCGCGTTTAAACCGGTGCAGCCAATAGTGAAGAACTGCAGTTCGAAAATGTCGGACGATAGCGACCACGAAGTGGACATTGAAACTACCGATGACAATGCTGAATCTACTGGAAATTGGGAGATGGAAGAGAAAAAG atTCGAGAATCTTCCAAGAGTCCACAAGTAAACATCGCAACTCCAAGGGAGGAGCATTCACCATTTAGTCAGCATAGAAACTGGAATGTAACGAGACTTTCCATGGACGCTCCAAGTAGAGAGACCTTTTTAAATCGTCGTCAGGACGTTCAAAACGAATTTTTGGTTGgagaaaatg GTGAAACCGGTCTTTCTCTCAGAAAACCTGCATGCATGGAGATAGGATTAAATCTGACGTCGAGTTACAACGCGTGTTCACCTCAAAGCGGAACAGCATATTCTATACCTGAAACTGAAAACAAAGTGACGTAG
- the Ubqn gene encoding ubiquilin-1, with amino-acid sequence MADDVPVNFEEEKVPEEEPPKNDEQPKGSQAATENIQQKEEAMSPKAEVAGVDTTPPQKITIHVKTPKEKESFEVEEDLGIKEFKDLIAPKFSVEPEQLCLIFAGKIMKDGDNLKNHNIKDGLTIHLVVRAAPQSTEPSVQRPPADIGATPFNLGSLGGLAGLDSLGLGASSFMEIQNRMQSELLSNPDMLRSLLDNPLVQRLMNDPENMRTLITRNPQMQDLMERNPEISHMLNNPELLRQTMELARNPSMLQELMRSHDRAMSNLESIPGGYNALHRMYRDIQEPMLSAASEQYSQNPFSGLLDNTQVNNPQQGTENRDPLPNPWSRGQANPPPATSPGRNVMNNPPMASLLQQMSENPSMIQNMLSAPYTRSVLDALAADPNMANALLAENPLLSRHPQLQDQMRNMMPQFIQQLQNPEMQNLMTNPQALNAILQIQQGMETLRQTAPSLVNTFVPPGTLPTTQDATVGDATTTTTTTTSVTSTPTVTSTTTSTPGTGGDSFSEFMARMVAGMTAGHDQSLPPEQRYQQQLEQLTAMGFLNREANLQALISTFGDINAAVEKLLALGQLSMS; translated from the exons ATGGCCGACGATGTACCCGTCAATTTTGAGGAAGAAAAGGTGCCAGAGGAAGAGCCCCCGAAAAATGACGAGCAACCAAAAGGATCCCAAGCCGCGACTGAAAATATCCAACAGAAAGAAGAAGCGATGTCTCCAAAGGCTGAAGTGGCAGGTGTTGATACAACCCCCCCCCAAAAGATCACTATTCATGTGAAAACACCAAAGGAGAAGGAATCCTTTGAGGTTGAGGAAGACCTCGGTATCAAAGAG TTTAAAGATCTTATCGCTCCAAAATTCTCTGTGGAGCCTGAACAGTTGTGTCTCATATTTGCGGGTAAAATCATGAAGGACggagataatttaaaaaaccataacaTCAAAGATGGGTTAACTATTCATTTAGTTGTGCGAGCTGCTCCCCAAAGTACCGAACCTTCTGTTCAAAGACCTCCAG CTGACATTGGAGCAACTCCGTTTAACTTAGGCAGCTTAGGTGGATTAGCTGGTCTTGACAGTTTAGGTCTTGGAGCATCTAGTTTCATGGAAATTCAAAACAGAATGCAAAGCGAATTACTCTCCAATCCTGACATGTTACGATCCTTGTTAGACAATCCTCTGGTTCAAAGATTGATGAATGATCCGGAAAACATGAGAACTTTAATAACTAGAAACCCTCAGATGCAAGACTTAATGGAGAGAAATCCAGAAATCAGCCATATGTTGAATAATCCTGAACTGCTTCGTCAAACCATGGAACTTGCAAGAAACCCTTCAATGCTCCAAGAATTAATGAGAAGTCATGATAGAGCTATGAGCAATCTAGAAAGCATTCCCGGCGGATACAATGCCCTGCACAGAATGTATCGCGATATTCAGGAACCTATGTTGTCTGCGGCAAGTGAGCAATACTCACAGAACCCTTTTTCTGGGCTATTGGACAATACTCAAGTAAATAATCCACAACAAG GTACTGAAAATAGGGATCCGTTACCAAATCCTTGGAGCAGGGGACAAGCAAATCCGCCGCCGGCGACTAGTCCAGGAAGGAACGTCATGAATAATCCACCAATGGCCAGTTTGCTACAGCAGATGTCTGAGAATCCTTCGATGATTCAAAACATGTTGTCGGCACCGTACACACGTTCAGTATTGGATGCTTTGGCTGCCGATCCGAACATGGCAAATGCCCTTCTAGCAGAAAATCCACTGCTTTCTAGACATCCACAACTTCAGGACCAAATGCGCAATATGATGCCTCAGTTTATTCAGCAACTTCAGAACCCTGAAATGCAGAATCTTATGACAAATCCACAGGCGTTGAATGCAATATTACAAATTCAGCAAG GTATGGAGACCCTGAGGCAGACAGCCCCTTCCCTTGTGAACACCTTCGTGCCTCCCGGTACTCTACCAACTACACAGGATGCCACCGTTGGTGATGCTACTACCACTACGACAACAACTACCAGTGTTACATCCACTCCAACGGTCACCTCTACAACTACATCAACCCCAGGAACAGGTGGTGATTCGTTCTCAGAG TTCATGGCTCGCATGGTCGCTGGAATGACAGCAGGACACGATCAATCCTTGCCTCCAGAGCAGAGATATCAACAGCAACTGGAGCAGTTAACTGCTATGGGATTTTTAAACCGGGAAGCAAATCTGCAAGCCTTAATATCAACATTCGGAGACATAAACGCGGCTGTTGAAAAACTACTCGCTCTAGGCCAGTTGTCTATGAGCTAA
- the Rpn1 gene encoding 26S proteasome non-ATPase regulatory subunit 2, whose amino-acid sequence MAQTNAEVPIKTEKKKDTEEEKLELSEEDKQLQDELNLCVERLTENDQNLYLSALNVLGTKIRASTTSMTSVPKPLKFMRLHYDTMKEIYEKIKNPQVKGVCADIVSVLAMTMGSGRECLKYRLSSDLDKIGEWGHEYVRHLSGEIAGEWAEKDIDDKDLEDKLIQLTKQIVPYNIAHNAEAEACDLLMEIERLDLLEKYVDENIYPRVCLYLTSCVPYVADPENTTLLQTALLLFRKFNQYPQALRLALQLNDHALIEEIFLSCKDITVQKQLAFMLGRQQIYIEIPETTPEYEDLTEIMANCHLNNHFLNLARELDIMEPKTPEDVYKSHLENTRPSFGGSQVDSAKQNLAASFVNGFVNAAFGQDKLLMEDGNKWLYKNKDHGMLSATATLGLVLLWDVDGGLTPIDKYLYSSEDHIKSGALLACGIVNCGVRNECDPALALLSDYVLHNAPIMRIGAILGLGLAYVGSNRDAVLSLLFPVFSDPNSNMEVVAIAALACGLIAVGSGNSQVTTTLMQTLMEKSEEDLKKDTYARFLPLGLGLCHLGKQESIETIIAALQVIPEPFRSMATTMVDICAYAGTGNVLKVQHLLHICSEHYEGAETSDKDKKDKDKDKKEKTEDKEKDLSARQAIAVIGIALISMGEDIGSEMAFRTFGHLLRYCEPIIRRAVPLALGLISVSNPKLSILDTLSKFSHDSDSEVAHNAIFAMGLVGAGTNNARLAAMLRQLAQYHAKDPNNLFMVRIAQGLTHLGKGTLTLSPYHSDRQLMNPVAVAGLLATIVGFLDVKNIILGKSHYLLYTLAAAMQPRMLVTFDEDLNPLPVPVRVGLAVDVVGQAGKPKTITGFQTHTTPVLLAHGERAELATEEYLSLTPIMEGFVILRKNPDFNP is encoded by the exons ATGGCCCAAACCAACGCTGAGGTCCCTATAAAAACCGAGAAGAAAAAGGATACGGAAGAGGAGAAGCTTGAGTTG TCCGAGGAGGATAAACAATTGCAAGATGAACTAAATCTTTGTGTCGAGAGACTAACA gaaaatgaccaaaatttgtatttgtcagCTCTTAATGTCCTTGGTACAAAGATTAGAGCCTCAACAACATCAATGACTTCTGTTCCAAagcctttaaaatttatgcgTCTCCATTATGATACAATGAAAGagatatatgaaaaaatcaaaaaccctCAAGTCAAGGGTGTCTGTGCTGATATTGTTTCAGTGTTAGCTATGACTATGGGTTCAGGCCGAGAATGTTTGAAATACAGGTTATCTTCTGATTTGGACAAAATTGGAGAATGGGGGCATGAGTATGTCAG gCATTTGTCTGGAGAAATTGCTGGTGAATGGGCAGAAAAAGATATTGATGACAAGGATTTGGAGGATAAGTTGATTCAGTTGACTAAGCAAATAGTCCCTTACAATATAGCTCATAATGCTGAAGCAGAGGCATGTGATTTACTTATGGAAATTGAAAGGCTTGATCTCTTAGAGAAATATGTTGATGAGAACATTTATCCTagagtttgcttatatttgACAAG CTGTGTCCCTTATGTTGCTGATCCAGAAAACACAACCCTATTGCAAACCGCTTTGCTtctatttagaaaatttaatcagtATCCTCAAGCTCTGCGCCTGGCTTTACAATTAAATGATCATGCACTTAtagaagaaattttcttatcatGCAAGGATAT AACAGTCCAGAAACAACTAGCCTTCATGTTAGGCCGCCAGCAAATCTACATAGAAATACCCGAAACCACCCCAGAATATGAAGACCTCACTGAAATAATGGCCAACTGCCACCTAAACAATCACTTCTTAAACTTAGCAAGGGAGTTAGATATTATGGAACCTAAAACTCCTGAAGACGTTTATAAATCGCATTTAGAGAACACAAGACCGTCATTTGGTGGAAGCCAGGTCGACTctgcaaaacaaaatttagcTGCTAGTTTTGTAAACGGTTTCGTAAATGCCGCTTTCGGCCAAGACAAGCTGCTAATGGAAGATGGCAATAAGTGgctttacaaaaataaagacCATGGCATGTTGAGTGCCACAGCAACGCTTGGGCTAGTTTTGTTGTGGGACGTCGACGGTGGCTTAACTCCGATTGACAAATACTTGTATTCCTCTGAAGATCATATTAAATCAGGAGCTCTCCTTGCTTGTGGAATTGTTAACTGTGGAGTTAGAAACGAGTGCGATCCAGCTCTAGCTTTACTAAGTGACTATGTCTTACATAACGCGCCGATAATGCGCATTGGAGCCATATTGGGATTGGGCTTGGCATATGTCGGTTCCAACAGAGACGCAGTGCTCAGCTTGTTGTTTCCAGTCTTTTCTGACCCAAATTCGAATATGGAAGTTGTGGCCATTGCGGCATTGGCTTGCGGTTTGATTGCAGTAGGCTCTGGTAATTCACAAGTGACAACGACACTCATGCAAACTTTGATGGAGAAATCTGAAGAAGACTTGAAAAAGGATACTTATGCCCGCTTTCTGCCGCTGGGTCTTGGATTGTGCCATTTGGGGAAACAGGAGAGCATTGAGACTATCATCGCTGCCTTGCAGGTTATACCAGAACCGTTTAG ATCTATGGCCACAACTATGGTAGATATTTGCGCTTATGCTGGAACTGGAAACGTATTAAAAGTACAACATTTGCTTCACATCTGCTCGGAACATTACGAAGGTGCTGAAACCTCAGACAAAGACAAAAAAGACAAAGATAAAGataagaaagaaaaaactgaagacAAGGAAAAGGACCTCTCAGCCAGACAAGCCATTGCAGTTATCGGCATTGCTTTAATCAGCATGGGTGAAGATATCGGCAGCGAGATGGCTTTCAGAACTTTCGGTCATTTGCTTCGCTATTGTGAGCCCATTATAAGAAGGGCTGTTCCCCTGGCATTAGGCCTTATCTCAGTATCTAACCCAAAATTAAGCATATTAGATACCCTTAGCAAGTTCTCGCATGACAGCGATTCAGAAGTAGCACACAACGCAATTTTTGCAATGGGATTAGTGGGTGCAGGCACCAACAATGCAAGATTAGCCGCAATGTTGAGACAGTTGGCTCAATATCATGCCAAAGATCCAAATAACTTATTCATGGTTCGCATAGCACAAGGACTGACACATTTAGGTAAAGGAACTTTGACGCTTAGCCCATATCATAGCGATCGGCAGCTCATGAATCCTGTAGCTGTTGCTGGTTTGTTAGCGACGATTGTAGGATTTTTGGATGTTAAGAACA TTATCCTTGGAAAATCTCACTACCTTTTGTATACATTGGCTGCAGCAATGCAACCCAGAATGTTAGTGACCTTTGATGAAGATCTTAATCCACTTCCAGTTCCTGTTCGTGTTGGACtg GCAGTTGACGTAGTTGGGCAAGCTGGTAAACCAAAAACTATCACTGGCTTCCAAACTCACACTACTCCAGTGTTGCTCGCACATGGAGAGCGGGCCGAACTAGCTACTGAAGAGTACTTATCCCTTACTCCCATTATGGAAGGATTTGTGATACTAAGAAAAAATCCAGACTTTAACCCGTAA